One genomic region from Parerythrobacter aestuarii encodes:
- a CDS encoding TraB/GumN family protein, protein MLDFLRSLALAALLILPFQPASAWETLAQPTAEENGAPTEIAESGGRPSYKAANPVIQDYDPDPAIWRLADGDTTLYFFGTVHALPEGFRWRSPLLEEVIGKSDEIVFESRSSESSEDEAYATMLETIFSASTDRSPISARLSEDNRAKWRRLAQLTALDFRSFDYMPPSMSLMFISVATSALRGSEGEYGVETVLEREFRAAGKPIYAIEDPAAVLQSVIGLDEELALATLDGALSNWDGVDLAGFEPDMTGYNWRLEHLWALGIEDPQSFQSWMADPFSKALYKVLLIDRNRQWTDWIIDRMDRPGTVLIAVGGGHFEGPDAVQRLLAKKGYEVERLNPSTADLPSQLIEYSEN, encoded by the coding sequence ATGCTTGATTTTCTCCGGTCGCTCGCTCTTGCCGCGCTTCTCATTCTTCCCTTCCAGCCGGCTTCGGCCTGGGAGACACTGGCCCAACCTACCGCTGAAGAGAACGGTGCCCCTACGGAAATCGCCGAGTCCGGCGGCAGGCCGTCCTACAAGGCGGCCAATCCTGTCATCCAGGATTATGACCCGGACCCTGCGATCTGGCGGCTCGCCGATGGCGATACGACGCTGTATTTCTTCGGGACGGTTCACGCCCTGCCCGAGGGATTTCGCTGGCGCAGTCCGCTGCTGGAAGAGGTGATCGGGAAGTCGGACGAGATTGTTTTCGAGTCCCGGAGCAGCGAATCGAGCGAGGACGAAGCCTATGCGACCATGCTTGAAACGATCTTTTCGGCATCGACCGACAGGAGCCCGATTTCCGCGCGCCTGAGCGAAGACAACCGGGCAAAGTGGCGCAGGCTGGCCCAGCTCACGGCGCTTGATTTCAGATCGTTCGACTACATGCCTCCAAGCATGTCGCTAATGTTCATAAGCGTCGCGACCAGCGCGTTGCGTGGTTCCGAGGGCGAATATGGTGTCGAAACCGTGCTCGAGCGTGAATTCCGCGCGGCGGGCAAACCCATCTACGCGATCGAGGATCCGGCGGCGGTTTTGCAATCAGTGATCGGGCTCGATGAAGAACTGGCGCTCGCTACACTTGATGGTGCCCTCAGCAATTGGGACGGGGTCGACCTGGCCGGGTTCGAGCCGGATATGACCGGCTACAATTGGCGGCTCGAACACCTTTGGGCGCTGGGCATCGAGGATCCGCAGAGCTTCCAGTCATGGATGGCCGACCCGTTTTCCAAGGCGCTCTACAAAGTGTTGCTCATCGACCGGAACAGGCAATGGACCGACTGGATCATCGATCGCATGGATCGACCCGGGACGGTGCTGATTGCAGTTGGCGGCGGGCATTTCGAAGGCCCCGACGCCGTCCAGCGTCTGTTGGCGAAGAAGGGGTATGAAGTGGAGCGGCTCAACCCCTCGACCGCCGACTTGCCGAGCCAGTTGATTGAGTACAGCGAGAACTAG
- the glyS gene encoding glycine--tRNA ligase subunit beta, with product MSGFLLELRCEEIPARMQAGARAELEKLFRRELEAAGVSPGDLTVWSTPRRLALIARGLPQATEAVREEAKGPPVGAPDQAIDGFCRKNGVTREQLETRDVKGRATYFAVIEEPGKAVNDLLAEAIPTIVRDFSWPKSQRWGAASISTESTRWVRPLSGIVALFDGEVVECSVGDIDSGNQTRGHRFHSEGDIAIDGADDYADKLRAAHVIVDHEERQDAIRDGAKKAATDAGLVLVEDEGLVIENAGLTEWPVPLLGRFDESYLDVPPEVIQLTARVNQKYFVCEDAQGKLANAFICTANIDAVDPAVVVDGNRKVLAARLSDARFFWELDQKTPLAEHAKKLERITFHEKLGSVAQRQERFSQLANDFQGEMQDSVSAAREAAKILKADLVTEMVGEFPELQGLMGGYYAEKEGLGEHISAALRDHYKPAGPSDSLPENPVATIAALSDKVDALVGFFGADLKPTGSKDPFALRRAALGIIRLVTENGLRLRLKSLFEAAGQLYLNQSIYIDLDSDELLTFIADRLKVQQREAGIRHDLIDAVFALGGEDDLVRLLARVHALQSFMETEDGTNLLAGYKRAANILKKEEWDADDNKTLSYTPEPAERALMDALAASEPKAVQAVAAEDFAAAMSALASLRAPIDRFFEDVIVNAEEKEVRAARLDLLARFRDAVHRVADFSKIEG from the coding sequence ATGAGCGGCTTTCTCCTCGAACTTCGCTGCGAGGAAATCCCCGCGCGTATGCAAGCTGGCGCGCGTGCTGAGCTGGAGAAGCTCTTCCGCCGCGAACTGGAAGCGGCCGGGGTTTCGCCGGGTGATCTCACCGTCTGGTCCACTCCGCGCCGCCTTGCGCTGATCGCGCGTGGTTTGCCGCAAGCCACCGAAGCTGTGCGCGAGGAAGCCAAGGGGCCGCCGGTTGGCGCTCCCGATCAGGCTATCGACGGCTTCTGCCGCAAGAACGGCGTGACCCGCGAACAGCTGGAAACGCGCGACGTGAAAGGCCGGGCGACCTATTTCGCGGTGATCGAGGAGCCCGGCAAAGCGGTGAACGACCTGCTCGCCGAGGCGATCCCTACCATTGTCCGTGATTTCAGCTGGCCCAAGAGCCAGCGCTGGGGTGCTGCATCTATCAGCACCGAAAGCACGCGCTGGGTCCGCCCGCTCTCAGGCATTGTCGCATTGTTCGATGGCGAAGTGGTCGAGTGTAGCGTCGGCGATATCGACAGCGGCAATCAGACGCGTGGCCACCGTTTCCACTCGGAAGGCGACATCGCCATCGACGGCGCGGATGACTACGCTGACAAGCTCCGCGCGGCACATGTCATTGTCGATCACGAAGAACGGCAGGACGCCATTCGCGACGGCGCCAAGAAGGCCGCCACCGATGCCGGACTGGTGCTGGTTGAGGATGAAGGCCTGGTCATCGAGAACGCCGGCCTGACCGAATGGCCGGTGCCGCTGCTCGGGCGCTTCGACGAGAGCTATCTCGACGTCCCGCCAGAGGTCATCCAGCTCACCGCGCGGGTGAACCAGAAGTACTTCGTCTGCGAAGACGCACAGGGCAAACTCGCCAACGCCTTCATCTGCACCGCCAATATCGATGCAGTCGATCCGGCGGTTGTGGTCGATGGCAACCGCAAGGTCCTCGCCGCGCGCCTCAGCGATGCGCGGTTCTTCTGGGAACTGGACCAGAAAACGCCGCTGGCCGAGCATGCGAAGAAGCTGGAGCGGATTACCTTCCACGAGAAGCTGGGCAGCGTTGCTCAACGGCAGGAAAGATTCTCGCAGCTTGCGAACGATTTCCAAGGTGAGATGCAGGATAGCGTTTCAGCTGCACGAGAAGCTGCAAAGATCCTAAAGGCTGACCTTGTAACGGAAATGGTAGGCGAATTCCCTGAACTCCAAGGCTTGATGGGTGGCTACTACGCCGAAAAGGAAGGGCTAGGCGAGCATATATCGGCAGCACTGAGGGATCACTACAAGCCTGCGGGGCCGTCCGATTCACTTCCTGAGAATCCGGTAGCGACAATTGCCGCCCTTTCCGACAAAGTCGACGCTCTGGTCGGCTTCTTTGGTGCTGATCTGAAACCAACAGGATCCAAGGATCCCTTCGCGCTTCGTCGGGCGGCTCTTGGAATTATTAGACTCGTAACCGAGAATGGCTTGCGTCTACGTCTAAAAAGCTTGTTCGAAGCGGCGGGCCAACTCTACCTAAATCAGAGCATCTACATTGATCTCGATTCCGATGAGCTGCTGACCTTTATTGCCGACCGCCTCAAGGTTCAGCAACGCGAGGCAGGTATCCGTCACGACCTGATCGATGCAGTCTTCGCTCTCGGCGGAGAGGACGATCTCGTCCGCCTTCTCGCCCGCGTCCATGCGCTCCAGTCCTTCATGGAAACCGAAGACGGCACCAATCTCCTCGCCGGCTACAAGCGCGCGGCCAATATCCTCAAGAAGGAGGAATGGGACGCCGATGACAACAAAACGCTGTCCTACACGCCCGAACCTGCGGAAAGGGCACTGATGGACGCGCTTGCTGCTTCAGAACCCAAGGCCGTACAGGCTGTCGCTGCGGAAGACTTCGCGGCAGCTATGTCGGCGCTAGCATCGTTGCGCGCACCGATCGACCGCTTCTTTGAAGACGTGATTGTGAACGCTGAAGAAAAGGAAGTCCGCGCGGCGCGGCTCGACCTGCTAGCGCGGTTCCGCGATGCGGTGCACCGCGTGGCGGACTTCTCGAAAATCGAGGGATGA
- a CDS encoding glycine--tRNA ligase subunit alpha, with the protein MDRNPQKSFQDMILALHDFWSAHGCLILQPYDMRMGAGTFHTATTLRALGPEPWNAAFVQPCRRPTDGRYGENPNRLQHYYQYQVILKPSPPDIQDLYLASLRVIGIDPLKHDIRFVEDDWESPTLGAWGLGWEVWCDGMEVTQFTYFQQMGGFDCKPVAGELTYGLERLAMYIQGVDNVYDLDFNGHGVTYGDVFLENEKQMSKWNFEVAETGALFDLFNKAEAECKNCLANEVPIAAYEQAVEASHIFNLLQARGVISVQERASYMGRVRDLARGSCEAHMEKEADGWAEKYPEWSK; encoded by the coding sequence ATGGACCGCAATCCGCAAAAGTCTTTCCAGGACATGATCCTGGCGCTCCACGATTTCTGGAGCGCGCACGGCTGCCTGATCCTCCAGCCCTATGACATGCGCATGGGGGCGGGGACGTTTCACACCGCCACGACCCTGCGCGCGCTTGGCCCGGAGCCGTGGAACGCCGCCTTCGTGCAGCCTTGTCGCCGCCCCACCGACGGCCGCTATGGCGAAAACCCGAACCGCCTGCAGCACTATTACCAGTACCAGGTGATCCTGAAGCCAAGCCCGCCCGATATCCAGGACCTCTATCTCGCAAGCCTGCGCGTGATCGGCATCGATCCGCTCAAGCACGATATCCGCTTTGTCGAGGACGACTGGGAGAGCCCGACGCTCGGCGCATGGGGCCTTGGCTGGGAAGTCTGGTGTGACGGGATGGAAGTGACCCAGTTCACCTATTTCCAGCAGATGGGCGGCTTCGACTGCAAGCCGGTTGCGGGCGAGCTGACCTACGGGCTCGAGCGCCTCGCGATGTATATCCAGGGTGTCGACAACGTCTACGATCTCGACTTCAACGGCCACGGCGTGACCTATGGCGACGTTTTTCTCGAAAACGAGAAGCAGATGTCGAAGTGGAACTTCGAGGTTGCCGAGACCGGCGCGCTGTTCGACCTGTTCAACAAAGCCGAGGCCGAATGCAAGAACTGTCTTGCCAATGAGGTGCCTATTGCGGCTTATGAGCAGGCAGTCGAGGCCAGCCACATCTTCAATCTCCTGCAAGCCCGCGGTGTGATCAGCGTACAGGAACGTGCCAGCTACATGGGCCGGGTGCGTGATCTGGCGCGTGGTTCGTGTGAGGCACACATGGAGAAAGAGGCCGACGGCTGGGCGGAAAAGTATCCGGAGTGGTCGAAATGA
- a CDS encoding molybdopterin oxidoreductase family protein: MTTIHQRTCHICEANCGVLVEMDGRKVVSIKGNPDHVLSRGHICPKATAIADLQDDPDRLRRPVKRTADGWQELDWDTAFREIAQRAVALQGEGARAAFYRGNPGAHDYALSTQSGYLQRAVGARGTFSASTLDQIPHHYAQYQLYGHVSLAAVPDIDRSQLIVIVGGNPMASNGSLWTVPDFRNRVKEMQARGGKLVVIDPRKTETARVADEWHPVIPGTDTALLIGILQCVLADGDALRPGLAELVDNSWTDVKPAVDAFDLEQLAVHCGIDADTIRNLAAELSSGRPAVLYGRMGVSVCEFGALNQWLIQLVNLATGNLDREGGAMFPQPLLDLVGMVGRGGIKTVETARGTLPSVMSEIPTIAFADELLREDDQRIRTLFVIAGNPVLSAPDGERTEQALQGLDLMVSMDMHITETSRHAHYILPPCGPLEKDHYTFFFGPLAVRNFGAYSPQTIPMEEGAKADWEIASELAQAILAEKGKPAPNFETPRERLDAMLKASPAGMSLAEVEAQPNGVDLGPLKPCLKDRLMTESRKIEVLSDALQEDLRRFAESMAAKPDGALSLIGRRHVRSNNSWLHNAQRLVKGPDRCTLMIHPADAAERGLEDGDLASVASRVGQVEVAVEVTEDIMPGVVSIPHGWGHHREGVSWKTAAAHAGVSLNDLTDPERYDRLTGNAVLNGTPVTVAKAAEVVAAE; encoded by the coding sequence ATGACCACTATCCATCAACGCACCTGCCACATTTGCGAAGCCAATTGCGGCGTGCTGGTAGAGATGGACGGGCGCAAGGTTGTCTCCATCAAGGGCAATCCCGATCATGTATTGAGCCGGGGGCATATCTGCCCGAAAGCTACGGCAATCGCCGATTTACAAGATGATCCGGATCGCCTGCGCCGTCCGGTCAAGCGCACCGCCGATGGCTGGCAGGAGCTCGACTGGGACACCGCCTTTCGCGAAATCGCGCAGAGGGCTGTGGCCCTGCAGGGCGAGGGCGCCCGCGCAGCCTTCTACCGCGGCAATCCCGGCGCGCATGATTATGCCCTGTCGACCCAATCGGGATATCTTCAGCGCGCGGTTGGCGCACGCGGCACTTTTTCCGCCTCTACGCTCGACCAGATCCCGCATCACTATGCACAGTACCAGCTTTACGGCCATGTCAGCCTGGCTGCAGTGCCCGATATCGATCGTTCGCAGCTGATCGTTATCGTCGGCGGCAATCCGATGGCGTCGAACGGGAGCCTGTGGACCGTCCCCGACTTCCGCAACCGGGTGAAGGAAATGCAGGCGCGCGGTGGCAAGCTGGTGGTGATCGACCCCCGCAAGACCGAAACCGCCCGCGTTGCCGACGAATGGCATCCGGTCATTCCCGGCACGGACACGGCACTTCTTATCGGTATCCTGCAATGCGTACTGGCCGATGGTGATGCGCTGCGACCGGGCCTGGCAGAACTGGTCGACAATAGCTGGACGGATGTGAAACCGGCAGTCGATGCTTTCGACCTAGAGCAACTTGCGGTGCACTGCGGCATCGATGCAGATACAATCCGCAATCTGGCGGCAGAGCTATCCAGCGGCCGGCCTGCAGTCCTCTATGGCCGCATGGGTGTCTCGGTGTGCGAGTTCGGCGCGCTCAACCAGTGGCTGATACAACTGGTCAACCTCGCCACCGGCAATCTCGACCGCGAAGGCGGGGCGATGTTCCCGCAGCCGCTGCTTGACCTGGTCGGCATGGTCGGCCGCGGGGGAATCAAGACCGTCGAGACTGCACGTGGCACCTTGCCCTCCGTCATGAGCGAGATCCCTACCATCGCTTTCGCCGACGAGCTGCTGCGCGAGGATGACCAGCGCATCCGCACGCTGTTCGTGATCGCCGGCAACCCGGTGCTGTCAGCCCCCGATGGCGAGCGGACCGAGCAGGCGCTGCAAGGCCTCGACCTGATGGTGAGCATGGACATGCACATCACCGAGACGAGCCGCCACGCGCATTACATCCTGCCGCCGTGCGGCCCGCTCGAGAAGGATCACTACACCTTCTTCTTCGGCCCGCTCGCGGTGCGCAATTTCGGGGCCTATTCGCCGCAGACCATCCCGATGGAGGAAGGTGCCAAGGCCGACTGGGAGATTGCGAGCGAACTGGCACAGGCGATCCTGGCCGAGAAGGGCAAGCCTGCGCCCAATTTCGAGACCCCGCGCGAACGGCTCGATGCGATGCTCAAGGCTTCGCCGGCGGGCATGTCTCTGGCGGAAGTCGAGGCGCAGCCCAATGGCGTCGACCTGGGGCCGCTCAAACCGTGCCTCAAGGACCGGCTGATGACCGAAAGCCGCAAGATCGAAGTCCTGTCCGATGCGCTGCAAGAAGATCTGCGGCGCTTTGCCGAGAGCATGGCAGCGAAGCCCGATGGCGCGCTGAGCCTGATCGGACGTCGCCATGTCCGCTCCAACAACAGCTGGTTGCACAATGCCCAGCGGCTGGTGAAGGGGCCGGATCGCTGCACCCTGATGATCCATCCTGCAGATGCTGCCGAACGCGGGCTGGAGGACGGCGATCTCGCCAGCGTTGCCAGCAGGGTTGGGCAGGTCGAAGTCGCTGTGGAAGTGACCGAGGACATCATGCCCGGCGTGGTCAGCATTCCGCACGGCTGGGGGCACCACCGCGAAGGCGTGAGCTGGAAGACCGCTGCTGCCCACGCCGGGGTATCGCTGAACGACCTGACCGATCCGGAACGGTACGACAGGTTGACCGGCAATGCGGTACTGAACGGGACGCCCGTAACAGTGGCGAAGGCAGCCGAGGTGGTTGCGGCAGAATAA